In a single window of the Drosophila albomicans strain 15112-1751.03 chromosome 3, ASM965048v2, whole genome shotgun sequence genome:
- the LOC117567677 gene encoding SH3 domain-binding protein 5 homolog: protein MSNTEDSELDPQIQIELENLNSATDEINKLEIELEEANSTFRILLNESTRRLKLSSKKLGNCIEKARPYYDSLDKAREAQIECQQAAVKFQRANEIHAAAKETVALAEQRFMSNSHEWQFDNAWQEMLNHATQKVMDAEKQKADCHAEHQRRTRLFHAAEQKLQQLEDRFRRSINKSRPYFEEKQVCQDQLQTQKNRIQELQQQVGCAKSTYSTALRNLERISEDIHRQRGDYPTLSASPPPPGTREPGVGAELNTPTSSALPSLPDFQLELEKCDYPSIAGSQMSLGATLVTQSSTVETEDEAEDDNVCDYDESTTLGNDLRGIVDERQLEALRQKVKILAVRPIEGGDGQQQNDVWEHELKATVDKLDHLMMLKEAAKHQQTERAKSTELRPVSLGAEALKRHTDVDDVDARDVIIKITAPATSVAHSLPVTPQHQASGAATSIKKLQQQLAPLPSVNVSMRELPLLARLSNELLDRSSAAMGSVRRQLRRRSLE, encoded by the exons ATGTCAAACACTGAAGACAGCGAGCTGGACCCGCAAATTCAG ATTGAACTGGAGAATCTCAATAGTGCTACAGATGAGATTAATAAACTGGAAATCGAATTGGAG GAGGCTAACTCAACATTTCGCATACTTTTAAACGAGTCCACGCGGCGCCTAAAACTCTCCTCGAAGAAATTGGGCAACTGCATAGAGAAGGCGCGTCCCTACTATGATTCGCTGGACAAGGCTCGCGAAGCACAAATCGAGTGCCAGCAGGCAGCAGTCAAGTTTCAGCGCGCCAATG AGATCCATGCCGCAGCCAAGGAGACAGTGGCGTTGGCCGAGCAGCGTTTCATGTCCAACTCACACGAATGGCAGTTCGACAATGCCTGGCAGGAGATGTTGAATCATGCCACCCAAAAGGTGATGGACGCAGAGAAACAGAAAGCCGATTGTCATGCCGAACATCAACGACGCACACGCCTCTTTCATGCCGCCGAAcagaagctgcagcagctggaaGATCGCTTCAGGCGCAGCATCAACAAGTCGCGTCCCTATTTCGAGGAGAAGCAGGTCTGCCAGGACCAACTACAGACACAAAAGAACCGCATACaggagctgcaacagcaggTGGGATGTGCCAAGTCGACATATTCCACAGCGCTGCGAAATCTCGAACGCATCAGCGAAGACATACACAGACAGCGAGGCGATTATCCAACGTTAAGCGCCTCTCCGCCACCGCCCGGAACGCGAGAGCCAGGCGTGGGTGCTGAACTGAATACACCCACCTCCAGTGCGTTGCCATCGCTGCCCGACTTccagctggagctggagaaATGCGACTATCCATCGATAGCAGGCAGCCAAATGTCACTTGGCGCCACACTTGTCACACAGTCCTCCACGGTGGAAACCGAGGATGAGGCTGAGGATGACAATGTCTGCGACTACGATGAGTCCACCACGTTGGGCAATGATCTGCGCGGCATCGTCGACGAACGCCAGCTGGAGGCGTTGCGGCAAAAGGTGAAGATCTTGGCAGTACGTCCCATTGAGGGTGGCGacgggcagcagcagaatgATGTGTGGGAACACGAATTGAAGGCCACTGTCGACAAATTAGATCATCTGATGATGCTTAAGGAAGCGGCCAAGCATCAGCAAACCGAGCGCGCAAAATCCACAGAACTGCGACCTGTTTCACTGGGCGCTGAGGCGCTGAAACGACACACTGATGTCGACGACGTGGATGCCAGGGATGTGATCATCAAAATCACTGCACCCGCCACCTCAGTTGCCCACAGCCTGCCCGTAACGCCACAGCACCAGGCCAGCGGTGCGGCGACATCCATAAagaagctgcaacaacagttgGCTCCGCTGCCATCGGTGAATGTTTCCATGCGCGAGTTGCCGCTGCTTGCGAGGCTCTCGAATGAGTTGCTTGATCGAAGCAGTGCTGCCATGGGCAGCGTACGTCGCCAACTGAGACGTCGATCCCTcgaatag
- the LOC117567678 gene encoding SAM50-like protein CG7639 — protein MSQTPPKDPNSKYDLSKIGARVDRVNVNGLLRTHNDYVLRAADGLFKADNFQDMMIEAMAAKSYLHELGIFKDVSVHIDISRGADATPQGYEITLKGNEYSRIMGSAGTEIGQNEGSLRTELTIPNVLGRGESISLQGSYSSTRANDLQLKFWKPFFHTRFRENRPEMSFSVFRQTDRYDISSFQTTNLGYLVDLSAHTMLGVDLTHSLQYENSIRDVSLLNKSVPIAIRDHCGPKLASLLRYSVIFDNRDSNVFPTKGVLLKSVNEYCGLGGNISYTSSTAHGEVNVPLFAGLVAQFCGRVGVMKETKKTTILPINNLFYCGGPLTLRGFKYGGAGPVVDGTPIGAQTFWCTGAHLWTPLPFAGVFKGLASHFRMHFFYNMGNSNSFNTDNMRSAYGMGIAVKLAERARIELNYCVPVRRQNTDKVLNGFQFGIGYEFV, from the exons ATGTCACAAACACCGCCCAAGGATCCAAACAGTAAATACGATCTTAGCAAAATTGGAGCACGAGTTGATCGAGTCAATGTGAATGGCCTGCTGAGGACTCACAATGATTACGTATTGCGGGCAGCCGATGGCCTCTTTAAGGCTGACAATTTTCAGGACATGATGATCGAAGCAATGGCGGCCAAATCATATCTGCATGAACTGGGCATCTTCAAGGATGTGAGCGTACATATCGATATCAGTCGTGGCGCAGATGCCACGCCCCAAGGCTATGAGATAACACTCAAGGGCAACGAATACTCGAGGATTATGGGTTCGGCGGGCACCGAGATTGGCCAGAACGAAGGATCGCTCCGCACAGAGCTGACCATACCCAATGTGCTTGGTCGTGGTGAAAGCATCTCGCTACAGGGCAGCTACAGCAGCACCAGAGCCAATGATCTGCAACTGAAGTTCTGGAAGCCCTTTTTCCACACACGGTTCCGGGAGAATCGACCAGA AATGTCCTTCAGCGTGTTCCGGCAAACGGATCGATATGACATAAGCTCGTTTCAGACCACAAACTTGGGCTACTTGGTGGACTTGAGTGCACACACAATGCTGGGCGTGGAT CTCACACACTCGCTGCAGTATGAGAACTCCATTAGAGACGTGagtttgttaaacaaatcCGTGCCCATCGCCATACGTGATCATTGTGGACCAAAGTTGGCTTCACTTTTGCGGTATTCGGTGATCTTTGACAATCGCGACAGCAACGTATTCCCCACAAAGGGCGTTCTATTGAAGTCAGTCAACGAATATTGCGGACTGGGCGGAAACATTTCATACACCAGCAGCACAGCCCATGGCGAAGTGAATGTGCCGCTATTTGCGGGATTGGTGGCACAATTCTGTGGCCGTGTCGGCGTCATGAAGGAGACCAAAAAGACCACAATACTGCCCATTAACAACTTGTTCTACTGTGGCGGACCTTTGACGCTGCGAGGCTTTAAATATGGCGGCGCTGGACCAGTTGTCGATGGCACTCCCATCGGTGCCCAGACTTTCTGGTGCACTGGCGCACATCTGTGGACCCCGCTGCCGTTTGCCGGCGTCTTTAAGGGACTCGCTAGTCATTTTAGAATGCATTTCTTCTATAATatgggcaacagcaacagttttAACACAG ACAACATGCGCAGCGCCTACGGCATGGGAATTGCTGTAAAGCTGGCGGAACGTGCTCGCATCGAGTTAAACTACTGTGTACCTGTGCGCCGGCAAAACACTGACAAGGTTTTGAATGGTTTCCAGTTTGGCATTGGCTACGAGTTTGTCTAA